Part of the Campylobacter suis genome, CATCCATGACAGCTTTGTATAAGTTCTGGATAGAGTTTTTTACGAAGCTTATGAACGAAATTTCGTATCGTATCTGGTGTACAGCCATCACTACACCACACATAGTTTTCTATCATCTCAAAATTTACCATTCTTGATTGGTTTTTTAGCAAAAGATGAAGTAGTTTTTGCTCTTTTTTTGTTAGCGCTACAAGCTCGTGATCTTTAAAAAGCTCCATAGTCATTGCATTAAATGTAAAACCATTTTGCAAATTTACACTAGCAAAGTCATTTTGAAATTTATTAGCAGCAAAGCTTAAACTCATCACAAGCTCACGCTTATCAAATGGCTTTTTAAGCACAGCTTGGCTTTTTAGCTCCAAAGCACCTAGCATATTTTCGTCACTATCAAATGCTGTAAGAAATATAATAGGCACATTTTCATCATCTTTTCTTATAATCTGAGCCATCTGTATGCCGTTAATTTTTGGCATTTGGATATCTGAAAGTATTAAATTTGGGCTATTTTTCTTAAAGCATTCAAGCGCATCAGCAGCATTTTTGCATAGGAAAATTTCGCTAACATAACTCTTTAAAGAAACTTCTAAGCTTTGTCTAAGCATATCGTCATCATCAACGACTAAAAGTCTCACATCTTTTAAAATTTCTTTGATTTTACTATACATTTTCTCTCCGATGGCGGTATAATACTTAAAAAGTATGACTAAAAAATAATTTTTCTATTTTTTTAAAAAAAGACAAAATTTGGTTGGTGTTTTTGCACTCTGCAAACTCAGTCTAGCATTTAGCTTTTTTGAAAGCTCATAAGCGACATAAAGCCCCATCCCAGTGCCATTTTCCTTATCTGTAAAAAATGGCTCAAAGATATGACTAGCATCATCTATCCCAGCACCATTATCACTGACGCTTATGCAAATTTCATCCGATATCATCTCCAAGTTTATCGTTATTTCAGGTATCGCTTCAAAATTTTGTGATGTAAATTTTATAAGTTCATCTTTTGCATTTGAGATGAGACTTAGTAAAATTTGTTTTATGTATGATGATACGCTTTTGGTGATAAATTTTTGAGTTTTGTCGCACACGCAAACTAATTTTATGCCATGCTCATTTAGCTTTGGCTTAATAATAAGCACCAGCTCTGCAATAATCTGAGAAACATCAACATCTCTTACACTATCATCATTTTTATAAAATTTAGAAAACGAACCGATCGTTTCATTTATGAGATGTATGCTTTGTTTTGCGCGATTTACTTGCAAGTCTATGCCACTAGTCTGCCCGCTCATGGCAAGCTCATCTATCTCATCAAGACAAAGCATGAGCGAGCTTAGCGGACTGCGTTGCTGATGTGAGATGGCACTCACCATCTCGCCAAGTATCGCCATCTTGGAGTTTAAAAGCAACATTTGTTCGTTTTTTATCTTAGCAAGCTCTAGCTCTTTTTCATGCGTAATATCAGCCACACTAAGTATATAGCCTTCAAATTTTGTAGCGTTTTTTAGGACATTTGAAAGGCGAAAACGAAGAAAAATTTGATCTTTTTTTATCACAACTTCACGAAGATTTTGCTCTTTGGCATTAAGCGTAAAAAGCTGGTTTAACTCATTAAAGCTCAGCCGTGCCAGGAGTTCGTTTAAGCTCTTGCCGATAAATTCTTTTGAAGTTAACGAAAAAATGCTCTCAAATTTTTTATTTATAAATTTTATGTGGTTATGTTTGTCTGTTAGCAAAAGGGCTAAATTTGGCGTCTTTGAAAGTGCTATCTCAAGCTCGCTTTTTCGGCTTTTTAAGAGCAAAAAAGCTATGATAAAGCAAGCTAGAATAAGCGCATAGCTTTGCATGTAGCCCCTTTTGGTTTAAAATTCATGAATTTTGGGTAAAATTCTCTATCTTATCGACGATATTTTGTATGATCCAATCAGGAGTGCTAGCCCCAGCGCTAATACCGCAAAGATTTTTACCCTCAAACCATGCCGCATTAAGCTCTGCTTCATTTTCTATAAGATAGCTATCAGGGCAAAATTCTTTTGATATGAGATAAAGCTGTTTTGTATTAGAACTATTTTTACCACCTATAACAACCATCACATCAGCCCTTTTTGAAAGCTCTCTCACTGCGTCTTGGTTTTCAAAAGTGGCATTACAAATCGTATTAAAAACGCGCACCTCTTTTACACGCAACATTAAATAATTTACAATCTGCATAAATTTCTCAACTTTGCGAGTTGTTTGACTTATGACAGCAACTTTTTGAGATAGCTTCACACCATCAAGCTCACTCTCTTCAAGCACAACAAATGCATTTGCAACAGCATAGCTTTTTACACCCTTTATCTCAGGGTGATTTTCATCGCCAAAAATCACTACATCATAGCCATCTTTGCTCATCTTTTCGCAAATTTGTTGTGGCTTTGTAACAAAAGGACAAGTGGCGTCGATGACCTTAATATCACTTTTTTGAAGCTCAGCCAAGTCGCCCTTTGTTATACCATGCGTGCGAATAATCGCCTTTTTCTCATCTTTTATCTCTTCTATGCCCTCAAGAGTTTTTACATTAAAATTTAAATTTAGGCGATTTATCTCATCATTATTATGAATGATAGGACCGATAGTAACGGCGTCTTTTGCATTTTCGGCGATCTTTATCGCTCTTTTTACTCCAAAACAAAAGCCATAACTGCTAGCAAGTTCAATCTTCAACACTAGCTCCTAGCTCTCTTAAAATTTTACTAAAATTTGGAAAACTTGTGGCTATAAACTCGCTTTTTTCAATGACCATACCGCATTTTAGTCCAAGTATCGCAAAACTCATAGCTATACGATGATCACCATGACTATCAATGATAGCCGAATTTGCCACACCACCAGTTATCTCAAATCCATCATCAAGTTCATTTGCCTCTATGCCACAAGCCTTAAGCGCGGTTACCGTAACTGCGATACGGTCACACTCCTTAACGCGAAGCTCTTTTGCATTTTTTAAACGGCTTGTTCCACTTGCGCACGCAAAAGCTATGGCAAGGGCTGGCGCCTCATCGATCATCCAAGCGATATTTTCGCTTATCTCAACAGCTTTAAGCGGAGCGTATTTTATCTCGATTTCACCGATACTTTCGTACTTTTCACTAGTAACTTTATAGCTTATATCAGCTCCCATCTTGCGTAAAATTTCATAAGCTTCTATGCGAGTTTTATTTAAAAGCATATTTTTTAGTACAATGTGAGAATTTGGGATAATTGTCGCTGCAACCGCAAAGAAAAATGCCGAGCTTGGGTCGTTTGGCACATCTATTTCAAGTGGTTTTAAAGGCTCTTTAAGTGGTTTAACTTCCAAATTTAGTCCATCAGTGATAAGCTCAGCTCCCATGCCTTTTAGCATTCGCTCTGTGTGGTCACGACTTAACTCTGGTTCACTAAATTTACATCCATTTGACTTAAGTGCCGCCAAAATAAGGGCTGATTTTATCTGAGCAGAGGCTACTGGGCTTTGATACTCAAAATAATCAAGTTTTTTGCCCCTTATGCAAAGTGGTGCAAGATCGCCGTTTTTAGCGCCATCTATCTTGGCTCCAACTGCGGAAAGAGGCTTGCCTACGCGAGCCATTGGACGCTGATTTAAATATTTATCACCGCTTAGGACAAAAAAGCCATCACTTGCCGCTAAAAATCCCATAAATAGCCGCATCGCAGTTCCTGAGTTGCCGCAGTCTAAAACCGCACTTGGCTCAGTCAAACTAGCAGGTGGAGTTATCTCTATCTCATAATTATTATCTTTAACTATTGCGCCAAGGCTTTTAATAATCTCGAGGCTATTTAGCGTATCTTCTGCCCTTAAATAGTTTCGCACTATGCTGGGTTTATCGCTTAAAAGCGAAAATATAGCACATCTATGTGATATGGATTTATCAGTAGAAATTTGCTCTAGTGAAGCATTTATCGGTTGTTTTAATGCAAAAACTTTCATCTTAATCCTATATTTAAATCACGCTTTAAAGCATCTAAGATTTTATCCATAAATGCTGCTACTTCGCTATCTTCTAGTGTTTTTTCAATATCTTGAAACACAAATTTTACACCCACGCTTGCATTTGAGCCAAGGTCGGCTGAGCGATAGATATCAACTGGAGCAAATTCCTTAAGCTGAGTGATGTTTAACGACTTTATACACTCTGAAATTTTAGCAAAGCAAAGTCCATCAGGCACTATCAAGCTAAGATCTCGCAAAATACTAGGAAATTTCGAGTAAGGCTTTGCCTTAATGCACTCATCTTTAAGACTATCAAAATTTATCTCACACAGATAAGTTTTAGGCAAATCTCTTGCATTCTCAAAGCTAATATGCACCCTACCAACATATCCCACATCAATGCCATCTTTAATAATCCTAGCTTGCTCAAACGGACTAAGATATGAAATTTCATCGCTTGGCTTTAGGCTAAACTCACCTATGGCATTTTGCACAGCACTTACAAAACTTATGAAATCAACATCCTCAGGCTTTGCTCCGCTTAAAAGGGTTGGCTCTGACTTTAGTCCACTCATCACAAAGCCTATCCTATGGCTTTGTTTGCCGTTTTCACTGAAAACTTCACCATACTCAAAGAGTTTGACTGATTTTTTAGAATTTTTTATATTTTTCTCGCACGAGCTTAAAAGATGGTTTGCAAGCGTCGGTCTTAGCATATTTAGCTCTGCGTTTATTGGGTTTAAAATTTGAGTTTTGCACGGTACAAAGCCAAGATCTAAAAGCTCTTGTGAGTTGTCAAACACATAATGCACGCTTTCAAAAAAGCCCGCTCCAGCTGCACGGCGACGCAGATTTAGGGCAAATTTATATGACTTATAGGTATCGTTTATGCGATTTTCTTCGCTAAATTTTAAAGGTTTTGATGCTATGTTATCAATGCCAACTATACGCACAATCTCTTCACAAACATCGTGGGTATTTAGTATGTCGTGGCGGAAAAATGGCACTTTGACATTAAATGTTTCAGACTCTTGGTTAAAATTTATCTCAAAACCAAGCTTTTTAAGTATGCGTAAAATTTCAGCCCTAGTTATCTCTTGACCAACCATACGGCTGATATCTGCGGTAGAAAAGCTAAGCATAGTCTGCTCTTTTTTGATAGCAGTGCCAGAAGCTCCAGCATAAAGCCTAAGCTCTTTAAATGTGCAAAGCCGCTTAAAAAGATAGTCCATACCATAGCTAAGCGTAGGCTCGCTACCTCGGCTAGCTCGGCTAGCACGGTAAAGATGTTCATCTCGTGGCATATTTTTATCCAACGCAACACTTTCAGCAACCACATCAGGCTCGCTGTAATTAGCCTCGATGATAACAAGCTTTGAGCTATCGTCAATCTTTGCAACATCATCTTGATAAATGCCAGCAACGCTTAAAATTTTACCATTTGAGCTTACTATGCTTTGCGAAAACTCTCCCTTTTTTATTTCAAAACTAACTCGCTCATCACTTTGAAGTTTTGCAAAGTCATACGCTCTAAATAGCACTCCAGTGCTGTAGGTAGCGTATTCTAACACTCTTTCAAGAGGGCTTGTTTTTTCACATTCTATTAGCGCAAGGCGAAGTTTTGTTAGTAAATTTTCACTCATTTGTCCCTTTAGTTCGACAGCCTTGTATAAAAATGAGCTTTTTAGCCCCTCATCTGTCTTTAAGGCAACTATACGACCTATGCCAGGCAAATTTTCAGGCTCATCGTATCTGGAATTTTCTTTTAAATTTAGATCAAAAGCCACGCAAAGATCGCGCGCTATGCCGTTTATGCTCTGGCAGTCCCCCCTGTTAGCAGTCACATCTACTTCGATAATCACATCATTAAAAGCCTCAAATTCACTCAAACTCTTGCCAAGCTTAAGCTCTCCGATACTATCATCAAGAACCATAATTCCGTCATTTATCTTTACTAATCCAAGCTCTGTTGAGCTGCATATCATGCCACAGCTCTCAACTCCGCGAAGCTTTGCCTTTTTTATCTCAAGCCCATTTGGCATAGTCGTTCCAACAAGTGCAACTGCAACAAACTGCCCCGACTCAACATTTTTTGCTCCACAAACTATCTGTAAAGTCTCGCTACCAACATCAACATCACAAACATTTAACTTATCCGCATCTGGGTGTTTTTGCTTGCTTTTTACATAACCAATAACTATGGTTTTTGGGATTTTTATCTCTTTGTAGCTATCAACCTCAAGCCCGATAGAATTTAAAGTCTTTGAAATTTCCTCACCACTAATCGCACTTAAGTCGATGTATTCGTTTAACCAATGTTTTGATATTATCATTTAAATTGCTCCAATAATCTTAAATCTCCCTCAAAAAGCGAACGCAAGTCTGGTACCCTATGAAGCAACATAGCAAACCGCTCCACTCCAAGCCCAAAAGCATAACCACTTACATCCTTATAGCCAACCGCTTTAAATACATTTGGATCAACTACGCCACATCCCAAAACTTCAAGCCATGTTGTATGTTTGCACACTCTACATCCCTCGCCATGGCAGAAAATACAGCTTATATCAACCTCAGCACTAGGCTCTGTAAATGGGAAAAAACTAGGGCGAAATCGCACTTTTACATCGCCAAACATATGTTTTAAAAAACCCTCTAGCATGCTTTTTAAATTTGCAAAACTTACACCATCGCCTTGCTCCACAACAAGACCCTCAACTTGATGAAACATCGGTGTATGCGTTAGATCCATATCACGACGAAAAACTGTTCCAGGCGCTATCATACGAATAGGTGGCTTTGAGTTTAGCATTTTGCGAATTTGAACCGGGCTTGTATGTGTCCTTAAAAGTCTGTTGTCATTTAGATAAAAAGTATCTTGCATGGCACGGGCTGGATGGTATTTTGGCAAATTGAGAGCCTCAAAATTATGAAAGTCATCTTCAATAAGCGGACCAGTTTCTAAGGAGAAATTTTGAGATACAAAATACTCAATTATCCCATCCATAACATCCATAACAGGGTGTAAAGCACCAGTTGCAACAGGCTCATTAAATAGCGTTATGTCAATCGCATCTTTTTTCATTTTCAACTCTTGTTCGCCCTTTAAAAGCCCAGACTTTCTGCTCTCTAAAAGTTCACTAAGCTCATCTCTGCTAGCATTTAACTTAGCTGCGAAGCTCTTTTTTTCATCCTCGCCCATATCTTTTAAAAGTGCAAACTGTGAAGTCAAAACGCCCTTTTTGCCAAAAATTTCAACCCTGAGTTTTTCAAGCTCCGCAAGCTCTTTACAAGCTTGGATTTTATCTACATACTCTTGCAATTTCCCACCTTTGTAATTTTTGTTAGATTTTAGTAAAATTTTATTAAAAAGCACATAAAATTAAGCACGCTTTGATATAATTACCAAAAACAAAGGAGCAAAAATGACAATTTTTGAAAAGATAGTAGCTGGCGAGATACCTTGCAATAAGGTTTTAGAAAATGACAAATTTCTAGCCTTTCATGACATAAATCCCAAGGCACCGATACATATACTCATAATCCCAAAAAAACACTTTGAAAATATCCAAGAGATGGATCCAGCTCTTATGGGCGAGATGTTAAGCTTTATACAAAGTGTAGCAAGGCTTATGGGTGTTGATAAGAGTGGTTATAGACTTGTGACAAACTGTGGCGAAAACGGCGGTCAGGAGGTTATGCACTTGCATTTTCATATGTTAGGCGGGGCAAAACTTGGCTGGACAGATGCTGCACCAAACCCACAGAGCACATTTTAATAACACAAATTTAAAGGGCTAATATGCCCTTTTTACTCTTCAAATATCTTTTTTGCATAAATTTTGTTTAGTCACAAAACCTTTAATAAGTTATAATTTTATTACATTTTCAGCTATTATAAGTAAAATTTCATATCAAAAAACTAAATCAAAAGGAACAAAATGGCAAAAACTGGCATATTTTATGCAACTGGCAAGGGTTTTACAAAAACTGCATGCGAAATTTTAGCAAGCGAGCTTGGTGGGGCAGAAATTTTTGATATAGAAAACACTGATGTGGCAAAAATTTCTAGGTTTGAGCT contains:
- a CDS encoding histidine triad nucleotide-binding protein, whose amino-acid sequence is MTIFEKIVAGEIPCNKVLENDKFLAFHDINPKAPIHILIIPKKHFENIQEMDPALMGEMLSFIQSVARLMGVDKSGYRLVTNCGENGGQEVMHLHFHMLGGAKLGWTDAAPNPQSTF
- a CDS encoding response regulator transcription factor codes for the protein MYSKIKEILKDVRLLVVDDDDMLRQSLEVSLKSYVSEIFLCKNAADALECFKKNSPNLILSDIQMPKINGIQMAQIIRKDDENVPIIFLTAFDSDENMLGALELKSQAVLKKPFDKRELVMSLSFAANKFQNDFASVNLQNGFTFNAMTMELFKDHELVALTKKEQKLLHLLLKNQSRMVNFEMIENYVWCSDGCTPDTIRNFVHKLRKKLYPELIQSCHG
- the pheT gene encoding phenylalanine--tRNA ligase subunit beta, encoding MIISKHWLNEYIDLSAISGEEISKTLNSIGLEVDSYKEIKIPKTIVIGYVKSKQKHPDADKLNVCDVDVGSETLQIVCGAKNVESGQFVAVALVGTTMPNGLEIKKAKLRGVESCGMICSSTELGLVKINDGIMVLDDSIGELKLGKSLSEFEAFNDVIIEVDVTANRGDCQSINGIARDLCVAFDLNLKENSRYDEPENLPGIGRIVALKTDEGLKSSFLYKAVELKGQMSENLLTKLRLALIECEKTSPLERVLEYATYSTGVLFRAYDFAKLQSDERVSFEIKKGEFSQSIVSSNGKILSVAGIYQDDVAKIDDSSKLVIIEANYSEPDVVAESVALDKNMPRDEHLYRASRASRGSEPTLSYGMDYLFKRLCTFKELRLYAGASGTAIKKEQTMLSFSTADISRMVGQEITRAEILRILKKLGFEINFNQESETFNVKVPFFRHDILNTHDVCEEIVRIVGIDNIASKPLKFSEENRINDTYKSYKFALNLRRRAAGAGFFESVHYVFDNSQELLDLGFVPCKTQILNPINAELNMLRPTLANHLLSSCEKNIKNSKKSVKLFEYGEVFSENGKQSHRIGFVMSGLKSEPTLLSGAKPEDVDFISFVSAVQNAIGEFSLKPSDEISYLSPFEQARIIKDGIDVGYVGRVHISFENARDLPKTYLCEINFDSLKDECIKAKPYSKFPSILRDLSLIVPDGLCFAKISECIKSLNITQLKEFAPVDIYRSADLGSNASVGVKFVFQDIEKTLEDSEVAAFMDKILDALKRDLNIGLR
- a CDS encoding 4-hydroxy-3-methylbut-2-enyl diphosphate reductase, which encodes MKIELASSYGFCFGVKRAIKIAENAKDAVTIGPIIHNNDEINRLNLNFNVKTLEGIEEIKDEKKAIIRTHGITKGDLAELQKSDIKVIDATCPFVTKPQQICEKMSKDGYDVVIFGDENHPEIKGVKSYAVANAFVVLEESELDGVKLSQKVAVISQTTRKVEKFMQIVNYLMLRVKEVRVFNTICNATFENQDAVRELSKRADVMVVIGGKNSSNTKQLYLISKEFCPDSYLIENEAELNAAWFEGKNLCGISAGASTPDWIIQNIVDKIENFTQNS
- a CDS encoding ATP-binding protein, giving the protein MQSYALILACFIIAFLLLKSRKSELEIALSKTPNLALLLTDKHNHIKFINKKFESIFSLTSKEFIGKSLNELLARLSFNELNQLFTLNAKEQNLREVVIKKDQIFLRFRLSNVLKNATKFEGYILSVADITHEKELELAKIKNEQMLLLNSKMAILGEMVSAISHQQRSPLSSLMLCLDEIDELAMSGQTSGIDLQVNRAKQSIHLINETIGSFSKFYKNDDSVRDVDVSQIIAELVLIIKPKLNEHGIKLVCVCDKTQKFITKSVSSYIKQILLSLISNAKDELIKFTSQNFEAIPEITINLEMISDEICISVSDNGAGIDDASHIFEPFFTDKENGTGMGLYVAYELSKKLNARLSLQSAKTPTKFCLFLKK
- the pheS gene encoding phenylalanine--tRNA ligase subunit alpha, whose protein sequence is MQEYVDKIQACKELAELEKLRVEIFGKKGVLTSQFALLKDMGEDEKKSFAAKLNASRDELSELLESRKSGLLKGEQELKMKKDAIDITLFNEPVATGALHPVMDVMDGIIEYFVSQNFSLETGPLIEDDFHNFEALNLPKYHPARAMQDTFYLNDNRLLRTHTSPVQIRKMLNSKPPIRMIAPGTVFRRDMDLTHTPMFHQVEGLVVEQGDGVSFANLKSMLEGFLKHMFGDVKVRFRPSFFPFTEPSAEVDISCIFCHGEGCRVCKHTTWLEVLGCGVVDPNVFKAVGYKDVSGYAFGLGVERFAMLLHRVPDLRSLFEGDLRLLEQFK
- the aroA gene encoding 3-phosphoshikimate 1-carboxyvinyltransferase, producing the protein MKVFALKQPINASLEQISTDKSISHRCAIFSLLSDKPSIVRNYLRAEDTLNSLEIIKSLGAIVKDNNYEIEITPPASLTEPSAVLDCGNSGTAMRLFMGFLAASDGFFVLSGDKYLNQRPMARVGKPLSAVGAKIDGAKNGDLAPLCIRGKKLDYFEYQSPVASAQIKSALILAALKSNGCKFSEPELSRDHTERMLKGMGAELITDGLNLEVKPLKEPLKPLEIDVPNDPSSAFFFAVAATIIPNSHIVLKNMLLNKTRIEAYEILRKMGADISYKVTSEKYESIGEIEIKYAPLKAVEISENIAWMIDEAPALAIAFACASGTSRLKNAKELRVKECDRIAVTVTALKACGIEANELDDGFEITGGVANSAIIDSHGDHRIAMSFAILGLKCGMVIEKSEFIATSFPNFSKILRELGASVED